In the genome of Pelodiscus sinensis isolate JC-2024 chromosome 3, ASM4963464v1, whole genome shotgun sequence, one region contains:
- the ZBTB24 gene encoding zinc finger and BTB domain-containing protein 24 isoform X1, whose protein sequence is MADATADTPEKLLVIHSKAHRDTILANFEEQRKKNYLCDITLIVEDVHFRAHKALLAASSEYFSMMFVEEGEISQSIYMLEGMVADIFGALLEFIYTGYLHASEKSMEQILATAQLLKVNDLVWAHADYQTNHSPNTILPVTSNSGASVVVFANDKKNGDPPKRKRGRPRKVKNMQEEKFGITPVEDVQLRENNSVQNKQNFMKKVAEEAVVSEQVPVRKEVEETESACGSETVVDRSSEKDENYDPKSQAIQSNQSRYSKRRIRRSIKLKDYKLVGDEDGKVLSKRTDRKRKRTGSEAACKECGKVFKYNHFLAIHQRSHTGERPFKCNECGKGFSQKHSLQVHERMHTGERPYTCTVCSKALTTKHSLLEHMSLHTGQKAFTCDQCGKYFSQKRQLKSHYRVHTGHSLPECIQCHRKFMDAAQLKKHLRTHTGEKPFTCEICGKSFTAKSSLQTHIRIHRGEKPYSCGICGKCFSDSSAKRRHCILHTGKKPFSCPECNLQFARLDNLKSHLKIHSKEKQLQEPSSAPSSSSSSEEVRNILQLQQYQLSTSGGQEIQLLVTDSVHNINFMPGHNQGISIVTAENSQNMTTGQAANLTLLTQPPQQLQNLLLAPQQEQVEQIQSINMMENQVDTAQSEQMHVITLSKEALAHLHAHQGQTEELHLAAGTQHVQLTQEPSRHSHTNQDAVHSHQISEEQNPNVRISESHPQSLSVNQPSHEHQIQRQAF, encoded by the exons ATGGCAGACGCAACTGCTGACACTCCAGAGAAGCTGCTTGTTATCCACTCCAAGGCTCATAGAGATACCATTCTAGCAAATTTTGAGGAACAAAGGAAAAAGAATTATCTTTGTGATATCACTTTAATAGTAGAGGATGTGCACTTCAGAGCCCACAAAGCTTTACTTGCGGCCAGCAGTGAGTACTTTTCAATGATGTTTGTAGAAGAGGGAGAGATAAGCCAGTCAATCTATATGTTGGAGGGAATGGTTGCGGACATTTTTGGTGCGCTACTGGAATTTATCTACACAGGTTATCTCCATGCCAGTGAGAAAAGTATGGAACAAATCTTGGCAACTGCCCAGCTCCTAAAAGTGAATGATTTAGTATGGGCACATGCAGATTATCAGACCAACCACAGCCCAAATACCATATTACCTGTCACATCTAATAGTGGTGCTTCAGTAGTTGTCTTTGCAAATGACAAGAAAAATGGAGATCCACCAAAGCGAAAACGGGGAAGACCAAGAAAAGTAAAAAATATGCAAGAGGAAAAATTTGGGATAACTCCTGTTGAAGATGTGCAGTTAAGAGAGAACAATTCAgtgcaaaataaacaaaactttATGAAAAAAGTTGCAGAAGAAGCAGTTGTCAGTGAACAGGTTCCAGTCAGGAAAGAAGTAGAAGAAACTGAGTCGGCTTGTGGTTCAGAAACTGTTGTAGATCGATCATCTGAAAAGGATGAGAATTATGATCCTAAATCTCAAGCAATACAGAGCAATCAGAGTCGTTACAGCAAACGTAGGATACGACGGTCCATCAAATTAAAAGATTATAAACTTGTTGGTGATGAAGATGGAAAAGTATTATCAAAGAGAACTGATCGAAAAAGAAAACGCACAGGTTCTGAAGCTGCTTGTAAAGAATGTGGCAAAGTGTTTAAGTATAATCACTTTTTAGCAATTCATCAGAGAAGTCACACAG GAGAACGCCCTTTTAAATGCAATGAATGTGGTAAAGGTTTTTCCCAGAAGCACTCTCTTCAAGTTCATGAACGGATGCATACTGGAGAGCGACCATATACCTGTACTGTCTGTAGTAAGGCTTTAACAACTAAACATTCTCTTTTGGAACACATGAGCCTACATACGG GACAGAAGGCTTTTACATGTGATCAGTGTGGAAAGTATTTTAGCCAAAAGAGACAACTGAAGAGTCATTACCGAGTGCACACAG GCCATTCGTTGCCGGAATGTATCCAGTGTCATCGCAAATTCATGGATGCAGCTCAGTTAAAGAAACATCTAAGAACACATACAG GTGAGAAGCCATTTACTTGTGAAATCTGTGGCAAGTCATTCACAGCAAAAAGTTCTCTTCAGACTCATATCAGAATCCACAG AGGGGAAAAGCCATATTCTTGTGGTATATGTGGAAAATGTTTCTCGGATTCGAGTGCTAAGAGAAGACATTGCATTTTACACACAGGCAAAAAGCCTTTCTCCTGCCCAGAGTGTAATTTGCAGTTTGCACGCTTGGACAATCTGAAGTCTCATTTGAAAATTCACAGCAAAGAAAAGCAATTGCAAGAACCCAGCAGTGCTCCTAGCAGCAGCAGTAGCTCTGAGGAGGTCAGAAACATTCTTCAGTTGCAGCAATATCAACTGTCCACCTCTGGCGGACAGGAGATTCAGTTACTTGTCACGGATTCCGTTCATAACATAAACTTTATGCCAGGTCATAATCAAGGTATTAGTATTGTTACTGCTGAGAATTCCCAAAATATGACAACAGGCCAGGCTGCTAATCTTACTCTGCTCACTCAGCCACCACAACAGCTGCAGAACCTGCTTCTTGCACCCCAGCAGGAACAAGTAGAACAAATCCAAAGTATCAATATGATGGAGAACCAGGTAGACACTGCTCAGTCAGAGCAAATGCATGTCAtcactctttcaaaagaagcactgGCACATCTTCATGCCCATCAAGGGCAAACTGAAGAACTTCATCTTGCAGCAGGCACTCAGCATGTGCAGCTGACCCAGGAACCTAGCCGTCATTCTCATACTAACCAAGATGCAGTCCATTCCCATCAAATCAGTGAAGAACAGAACCCAAATGTACGCATTTCTGAATCACATCCACAATCTTTGTCAGTAAACCAGCCatcccatgagcaccagattcAGAGACAGGCTTTTTGA
- the ZBTB24 gene encoding zinc finger and BTB domain-containing protein 24 isoform X2: MLHVTLFLFALKMADATADTPEKLLVIHSKAHRDTILANFEEQRKKNYLCDITLIVEDVHFRAHKALLAASSEYFSMMFVEEGEISQSIYMLEGMVADIFGALLEFIYTGYLHASEKSMEQILATAQLLKVNDLVWAHADYQTNHSPNTILPVTSNSGASVVVFANDKKNGDPPKRKRGRPRKVKNMQEEKFGITPVEDVQLRENNSVQNKQNFMKKVAEEAVVSEQVPVRKEVEETESACGSETVVDRSSEKDENYDPKSQAIQSNQSRYSKRRIRRSIKLKDYKLVGDEDGKVLSKRTDRKRKRTGSEAACKECGKVFKYNHFLAIHQRSHTGERPFKCNECGKGFSQKHSLQVHERMHTGERPYTCTVCSKALTTKHSLLEHMSLHTGQKAFTCDQCGKYFSQKRQLKSHYRVHTGKCFNKDH; encoded by the exons ATGTTACAT GTAACTCTTTTCCTGTTTGCACTAAAAATGGCAGACGCAACTGCTGACACTCCAGAGAAGCTGCTTGTTATCCACTCCAAGGCTCATAGAGATACCATTCTAGCAAATTTTGAGGAACAAAGGAAAAAGAATTATCTTTGTGATATCACTTTAATAGTAGAGGATGTGCACTTCAGAGCCCACAAAGCTTTACTTGCGGCCAGCAGTGAGTACTTTTCAATGATGTTTGTAGAAGAGGGAGAGATAAGCCAGTCAATCTATATGTTGGAGGGAATGGTTGCGGACATTTTTGGTGCGCTACTGGAATTTATCTACACAGGTTATCTCCATGCCAGTGAGAAAAGTATGGAACAAATCTTGGCAACTGCCCAGCTCCTAAAAGTGAATGATTTAGTATGGGCACATGCAGATTATCAGACCAACCACAGCCCAAATACCATATTACCTGTCACATCTAATAGTGGTGCTTCAGTAGTTGTCTTTGCAAATGACAAGAAAAATGGAGATCCACCAAAGCGAAAACGGGGAAGACCAAGAAAAGTAAAAAATATGCAAGAGGAAAAATTTGGGATAACTCCTGTTGAAGATGTGCAGTTAAGAGAGAACAATTCAgtgcaaaataaacaaaactttATGAAAAAAGTTGCAGAAGAAGCAGTTGTCAGTGAACAGGTTCCAGTCAGGAAAGAAGTAGAAGAAACTGAGTCGGCTTGTGGTTCAGAAACTGTTGTAGATCGATCATCTGAAAAGGATGAGAATTATGATCCTAAATCTCAAGCAATACAGAGCAATCAGAGTCGTTACAGCAAACGTAGGATACGACGGTCCATCAAATTAAAAGATTATAAACTTGTTGGTGATGAAGATGGAAAAGTATTATCAAAGAGAACTGATCGAAAAAGAAAACGCACAGGTTCTGAAGCTGCTTGTAAAGAATGTGGCAAAGTGTTTAAGTATAATCACTTTTTAGCAATTCATCAGAGAAGTCACACAG GAGAACGCCCTTTTAAATGCAATGAATGTGGTAAAGGTTTTTCCCAGAAGCACTCTCTTCAAGTTCATGAACGGATGCATACTGGAGAGCGACCATATACCTGTACTGTCTGTAGTAAGGCTTTAACAACTAAACATTCTCTTTTGGAACACATGAGCCTACATACGG GACAGAAGGCTTTTACATGTGATCAGTGTGGAAAGTATTTTAGCCAAAAGAGACAACTGAAGAGTCATTACCGAGTGCACACAG GGAAGTGCTTTAACAAAGATCACTGA